Genomic segment of Candidatus Planktophila sp.:
TTAAGCGCTCACGTCTGGGCCGATGGAGGTGTTCGTCACCCGCGCGATGTTGCACTTGCCCTAGCCGCTGGTGCTTCACAAGTAATGATTGGCTCTTGGTTTGCAGGCACATATGAATCTCCTGGAGATTTACAGAGCGATGTAAATGGGAAATTGTTCAAAGAATCATTTGGAATGGCTTCGGCGCGCGCAGTTGCAGCACGAACAACAGGTGAAGATGCCTTTGATCGTGCAAGGAAATCTCTATTTGAAGAGGGAATTTCAACTTCACGCATGTATTTAAATCCTCAGCGCCCTGGTGTTGAAGATTTACTCGACGAGATTATTGCTGGTTTACGTTCATCATGTACATATGCTGGGGCGAACACGCTCGATGAGTTTGCACAGCGCGCAGTTGTTGGAATTCAATCTTCAGCAGGATATTCCGAGGGTCGCCCACTTCATACTTCATGGGTTAACTAGATATAAAGAGAGTTAAAAGCGCCCGCCAGAGGTTGAGTCTTGACTCAGACGTTGAGACAAATAGATAGGAAGAATCGAGAGAACCACCAGAGTTGCAGCGACAACATTTACGATTGGTGCTTGGTTTGGACGAAATAGATTATTGTAAATCCAAATTGGCAGCGTTTGAATTCCTGGACCTGCAGTAAATGTAGTTACGACGATTTCATCAAAGGAGAGACCAAAAGCTAGCAACCCTCCAGCAAATAAAGCCGAAGCTAGATTCGGTAAAGTGATTAAACGAAAAGTCGTAATGCCATTTGCCCCTAGATCCATCGATGCCTCTTGCAGGGATGTTCCCATTCGACGCAATCTGGCAATCGCATTGTTGTAGACGATGACGATACAAAATGTTGCGTGACCTATTACAACCGTAAGTAATCCAGTAGACATTCCTAACTGCTTAGTGAAGGCGTTATTTAGTGCTATTCCAGTTACAACACCAGGCAATGAAATTGGAAGAACGACAAGTAAAGAGATAACTTCGCGGCCAAAAAAACTATAGCGACTTACAGCAAAGGCCAAAGTTGTACCTAGTAGTAATGCGATAAAAGTAGCCGCTAAACCTGCAAAAAGGCTCCATTTCAACGCCTCACGAACACCAGTATTTTCAACGGCTTTAGACCACCACAAAGTTGTAAAACTAGATGGTGGCCATGAAAAGGTCTTACTTGCATTAAAAGAGTTGATAACTACAACTGAAAGTGGAATATAGATAAAGGCAAGCCCGACTCCCATAAGTGCCATGAGAGCATATTTGGCGCGAGTAGAAATAGTCATCACATGCTCGCTAAGGCGCCAGTTCGGCGAACTAGATAAAGATAAATTACCATAATAGTGATAGGTATCATCGATATAGTTGCAGCGAAAGGCAGATTAATACTGAAATTTTGGTAGACAACATTTCCCAACATCTGTAGTTTCCCACCGAGAATCTGAGCGGTAATGTAGTCTCCAAGGCTCAATGAAAAAGTAAACATAGAACCTGCCACCAGCGATGGAAAGATTAGAGGCAAAATTATTTTTCTAAATGTATAGAAATTATGTGCCCCTAAATCCCCAGATGCATCTAAAAGGTTATTGGGAAGTCTTTCTAAACCAGCGAAAATTGGAAGAATCATGTAAGGAAGCCATAGATATGAAAGCCCAATAATAATTGCTGGTCCTCCAAAACCAGGAGAGTGAATTCCGAGAGAGCCAAAGAGCCAGTCAACCACGCCCGTATTGGGTTCTAACATGGTGCGCCAGGCATAGATTTTTACTAAGTATGAAGCCCATAGCGGAGTGAGAACGAGTGCTACTAGGAGCTTTTGTGACTTCGGTTTTGCAATTTTTGCCATATAAAAAGCCATAGGAATTGCCAGAATTGAACAAATAACTGTGACACCAATAGCTATTCCAAGTGTTCTTAAAACTACGTTTTTATATGCGGCATCGGTGAACATGTCGTAGAAATTCTCAAGGTTAAATTTTTTGACAACATTTCCTGTGAAGCTATCAATTGTGAAGAACGCTGTGACAAGTAGTGTGGCTAGTGCGCCTAGATAGGCAACTACTAACCATAAAACAGGTGCAGTTAATAGAACCGCCAATCGAAGACGTGGCTTACGGTGCATCGAAGTTGCGAGTGAATCCAACATCTTTGCCCCTTATCTAATAAAAGGCCGGGTATGAGGTAATACCTCATACCCGGCTTAGAATTTATGAGTTACGTAAACTAGACCAGGCTTTCACCCATTCAGAGTACGGAACGCACTTCACATCTTTCCGGCCATCAAGGCAGGCTTCAGTTGCAGTATTCCAGTAATAAACATCTTCCCAGTAGGCATCATCTGCTGCATGGAAAGTTGTGCAGTGATTTGGATCAGCAGTTAAGGCACATGATTTAGCGTTAGAAGGAGCCTCACCAAACCATTCTGCAACTCCAGCATTTGCTTCAGGAGATGCAATGTGGTTGATCCACATGTAGGCACAATTAGGATTCTTAGCTTTACTGCTCACCATCCATGTATCTGACCAACCCGTTGAACCTTCGATTGGTTTAATTCCTTCAACAGGAGTCTTTTCACCCTTAGCTAAATTAATGTTTATTTGCCAAGTAGTTCCAAGAACTGTTCCGCCAGATTTGAGAGAGGCAACGTGCTTTAGGTAGTCGCCCCAATACTCACCAATGAGCGGCTTTTGGACTTCAAGAAGTGCAATCGCAGCATCAAACTGTGCCTGATCAAGGGCGTAGGGGTATGTAATACCAAGATCAGGTTGGGTTGCCATTAAGTACAAGGCAGCATCTGCTATATAAATCGCCGAGTCGTATGCAGTTATTGTGCCCTTATATGGCGAGTTAGCGTCGAAGACAGAACTCCAAGATGTAGGAGCAGGCTTGACTATATCGGTGCGGTAGGCCAGTAAATTAGCTCCACGTCCATGAGGCACTCCATAAGCAACACCATCAACTGAGTTCCACTGTTGCATCTTCAAATTCTCAAAGACATCAGCATAGTTTGGAGTCAGGTCAGTGTTTATGGGTGCAACATCGCCGCCATAAATTAAACGAAGAGAGGCATCACCAGAGGCAGATACAACATCATATTCACCGGTCTTCATCAATGCGACCATGTCGTCAGAGGATGTGCCATTTTTTACATTTACTTTGCAACCAGTTTCAGTTTCAAAACCAGTGACCCAGTCAACTGCTGGATCGGTCGATCCATTCTCGACATACCCTGCCCAAGCAACAACATTAACTTGACCTTCACCTGTGCCAAGCTCCTGCATCATCTCTATTTCAGGCAGAGCTCCTTCGGATGCAGAGTCGCTACCTGAACTGCATCCAGCGAGAATAAGTGCTGCAACGGATGCAACAGCAATTCGTGAAAACAGACGCTTCTTTTGCATCTGTACCTCCATCTATACAGTCCACATTCAGCGGTTGAATGTGGTTCTTAGCTCTTCATTGAACTAAGAATTCCTTTTCCTTATCCCACGACAGGGTAACGGATTCACCAATTGAGATATCCTCTGTCGGATTTGTTGAAATCATTGTGCTTCCAAGAGTTGTATCAATTAAATATCGGGTTACGGCACCTACAAAAATCGCATCTCTCAAGGTTCCTTGTATCGAACAATCACCAAAACGCGTGGTTTTTGAAACCGAAATGAATTCTGGTCGAATATTTACCTTCCTACCCTCAATTTCAATTTTATTAGTTTGTCCCACAAATTCTGAAACAAATAAACTTTGGGGATTTTCGTATATTTCACGTGGTGATCCTAACTGTTCAATACGCCCGTGATTAAACACAGCAATGCGATCACTCATTGTTAATGCTTCCTCTTGATCGTGAGTAACAAATATAAAAGTGATTCCAACTTCGCGCTGCAACTCTTTGAGTTCAATCTGCATCTGCTCCCGTAACTTCAAATCCAGTGCACCTAAAGGCTCGTCGAGAAGCAGAACCGATGGCCTATTCACCAACGCACGAGCTAGTGCAACTCGTTGCCGTTGACCCCCAGATAACTGCGCGGGCTTGCGGTTTTCATAACCCTCTAACCGAACCTGCTTTAAGGCTTGTATAGCCCGCTCACGTCGCGATGATTTATCAACACCTTTAACCCGTAGGCCATATTCAATATTAGAAATAACATCCATATGAGGAAAGAGTGCATAGTCTTGAAAAACCGTATTTACGTCGCGATCATAGGGCGGAAGTTGAGAAACATCTTTACCTCCAAGAACTATGGATCCCGAGTCTGGTTTTTCAAAGCCGGCAATCATCCGCAACACGGTTGTCTTGCCTGAGCCTGAAGGTCCAAGCAGTGTAATGAATTCACCTTCAAATATATCTAAATCCACTCCAGCAACTGCACGAATATCTCCAAAAGATCGAGTAAGCCCTCGGATTGAAACAATTACTGGCTTAGTCACAACCGATACTGTACTTAAAAACCCCTTGTTAAGTAAGCAAAAATCGCCTTAAATTTAAGCTTCCCCTGTTCCTAATTTCTAAGTGCATTTGGCTAGGCTAAGGCTCATGGCAAAACCAACAATCATTCTCGCCACTAGTAATGGTGTGGGAATGGGACATCTTGCCCGTACTACTGCAGTTGCGTTGGCGTTAAAAGAATTTGCCAACCCAATTATTGTTTCAATGGCTGGTGGAATCGCTGAAATCCCAGCTTTTATGGATATTCGCTGCGAATACATACCGGGGCGCGATCGATTATGGATGCCGCGAGAAAAGTGGGACTCATACCTTTGTGAGCGATTACTCGCTCTTATCGAAGAAACCGGGGCAAGCATTTTAACATTTGATGGTGTCGTTCCTTATCCAGGTGTCTTTGCTACCAAAATTAAAAATGGAAATCTTTGTCTTGTTTGGATTAGGCGAGGATTCTGGCAGAGAAATCTCTTAAGATTTGTTTTGCCTGTCTATTCAAAAGTTATGGATATTGTAATTGAGCCAGGAGATATTGCTAAAGCTTTCGATTTCGGACCGACTTCAAAACGTAAAGAAGCGATTTTAACTTCACCGGTATCACTATTTGAGAGAGAAAGTGCAATGTCACGCGATGATGCACGTCGAGCTTTAGGTTTAGATTTAGAACGACCAGTTGTTCTTGTTCAGCTGGGTACGGGAGACGGTGATGTTAATAGCAAGATGACCGCTGCTCTAGAAGGTTTAGTCGGCTGGAAAGAACTTCAGATTGTTCTTACTAAAGAGCCAATAGATAAAGATGGTAATTCACTTGCTCCGGACGGCCTGGATATTAAAGTTGTGCGCTATTTCCCGCTCGCAAGGGTACTAGAGGCATTCGATGCAAGTATTTGTGCAACTGGATATAACGGAGTTCACGAGCTATTACCAGCACGAATTCCGAGCGTCTTTGTGTCAAATATTCGTGGAACCGATGATCAAGAGGGAAGAGCGAGGTGGTGCCAAGAGTTTGGATATGCCCTAAGGGCAGATCACAGCAATTTAGGTGACATAACGGCAACCGTGAAAAAATTACAAAACCCTAAAGTGCGCGAGCAACTTTCAGCAAAATGCTCAGAGCTTCCAGGCACGACGGGCGGAGCTGAAATTGCAAAAATATTATTTAATTTATCTCTGCCGGAGAGGCCAAGCAAGCCTGCAGGTACTTCCCAAGTATTTCGCAAACTTGTTTATGTAAGTATTCGGCGAATGAGCCTTATATATCGTTATTTAAGGCCACATGCGGTTAGGCAGTCAACTGTGGAGGGATTAGCAGTCTTTGCAGATACAACTAAACCCAGCGAGATTCGCGAATTTATCACCTCAAAAATCCGCTTTGAGCATCTCATTGCAGGTGCATCTCCACATTATCGCGCACGTCGAGAAAAGATTGCCAATTCAGCCTATGGTAAGTCGAGTAGAAGGGAGGCAAGAGATGAATTTTCGACGGTGGATTAAGAAAACCCGAGCTGGACAAGTTCTGTGGAAGGTTTTCATTGGGGTTCTCGGGGGAGGAATAACTGTCCTTGGTGGTATTGCACTTATTGGTCCAGGACCTGGTGTATTAGTTGTTCTCGCGGGGTTAGGAATCTTGGCTACAGAGTTTGCGTGGGCGGGTGATGCAATGATGCATACGAAGAGAATCGCCAAGAAGACAGCCGATCGAGCGGGACTTCCAAAGTGGGCAAACTATTTCTTAGTATCAGCTGCAGCCTTAATTTCAATAATTTTTATTTTAATCTATTACTCCCGCTAATATATTTCCATACGTAATTAAAAGCGAGAGCGGATCTCCCAAAGATCCTTAAAAGCTGGATTGAAAAGCGTGCTCGACAGATACTCAACTCCAGTAGAGCCACCAGTACCAATTTTTCGGCCGATTGTGCGCTCAACCATTTTCACATGGCGATAACGCCACTCCTGAATTCCTTCATCGATATCTAATAATCGTTCACATACCATGGCGCTTTCTGGATCATTGCGGTGGATTTCGAGTAGAACATCTTGCACGCGAAGATTTGCTTCATAAGCACTGGTGCGGTCGCGGGTGAGCACGTCAGTAGGAATTGAATGCCCGCGTTTTGCTAAATAGGCAAGAGCCGAATCCCACACGGAGTTTTCTGAGGTAATGAGGGCAATTTCGGCTTGGATTGCTGGTGGCAAATGACCGGCCATTTTAGTATCTCTACGCCCTAGTAGCGCTTCAACTTTTCTAAATTGGGCAGACTGGAAACCACTAGATGATGATAAATATGAGCGAAATGCGTTGAACTGCAATGGCGTCATTGTTTCCAATATATCGATTTGGGTGACACAAACTTTCATGATTGTTCGGATTCGACCTAGTAGGGCAAGAGAATAATGTGTATCGCCGGCCTCCATTGCTCGTTGGGCCTGCACAAACTCATGAATCAGCTGCTTAAACCACAGTTCATACGTCTGATGGATAATAATGAAGAGCATTTCATCATGTTCAGGTCCAACCGATAATGGACGCTGCAGACTTAAAAGTTCATCAACGGCTAAATATGATGTGTAAGTGATTGCAGACTCGAAGTCATTTTCTTTCATGTGACTCGTGAACCACCTTCTTTTACCTCTTTATAGCGGCCCGATGCCACTAAATCGCGCATACGTTCAAAGCCATCCCAGACTTCAACATAAGAAGTTGGTAACGGAGATATTGCAAGACGAATGGAGTTAGGGGTTCGGTAATCAGGAATTACATTCGAAATTTGGCGAAGGGCAATACAAATTTGTGCCGCATCTGGGTGTACTAGCGAAATGTGTCCACCGCGCTCGTGAGATAGACGCGAAGTATTTAACTCTAAACCAAGAGGAGCGAGCCACGCATCGTAGAGTTCAATCATCATCTGGGTTCCAATTGCCGCTTTTTTTGCAATTGCGTTGATGCCCGCCTTATGAATCATTGAAAAAGCAGTCTGCACGCACCGGATTCCCATCAAAGTGGGGCTGGCAATCTGGAAGCCACGAATTCCTTGGGCTTTTTCAAAGACCGGACCCATTTCAAATTGAGCACCTTGGGCAAACCAACCTTGAATTGGCACTTGTAGTTTGTCTTGGATTTTTTTGTTGACGTATAACCAAGCTGGTGATCCAGGCCCAGAGTTACCGTATTTATAGGTACACCCCACACAAAGATCGACACCATTGTCATCTAAATTTAATTCGATTGCACCTACTGCATGGCTCGCATCCCAAACCACTAATCCGCCAATAGCTCCAACTTGATCTGTAATTGCTTTAATGTCAGTTCGAGCTCCTGAGCGATATTGAATAACCTCGAGAGTTACTAAAGCAACATCATCATTGAGGTATGGGGCTAAAACATCGGTGGTGATTCGCTCATGAGTAGCAATTGAGGGGTTTTCATTGTCAATAATGACAAGCTTCAAACCAAACTGCTTTGCTATTCCATCGAGAATATATCTATCTGTTGGAAAATTTGCTGCATCAGTGATTATTGTCTTTCGTCCAGGGCGAGCATTGATTGCAGCTAAACATAATTGATAGAAATTGATTGAAGTTGTATCGCAGACCAGCACCTGCCCTGGTCCAGCACCTAATGCAGCCGCCCCCAATAAATCACCGGTGGGTTGCGCTTCATCTACCCAATGCCCCCAGCCCATAACCACTTCTGGACCCCATTCGTCAACCATGAAACTATTGAGTGCAATCACCGTTGCTTTAGGTAAACGGCCGAGAGAGTTTCCATCCAAATAACACATGTCGGGATCACTGACTACAAACTGCGATTTAAAATGAGCTAAAGGGTCATTTCTGTCGAGTTCCAGTGCAAATTCGCGGTCAGTGACAGTCATGGATGAAAGGTACGCTCTCCCATCATGGCGCGCAATGTTGTAAATATCGAAGAGGTTTCAAAGGCCTTTGATATTAAAGAGCTACTTATCTCGGTTTCTCTTGGTGTTTCCGAAGGTGATCGAATTGGAATCGTCGGAAGAAATGGATCTGGTAAAAGTACTTTAATGAGAGTTATCGCTGGCATAGAAGCCCCTGATGCTGGGCGCGTTACAAAATCAAACGCAGCACGCATCGGCATTCTCTCTCAAGTTGATTCTGAAAACCCCGAGAGCACTGTTGGTGAAGTGGTTTTAGGAGATACTGCAAAACATGAGTGGGCGAGTGAACCGAATATCCGAGAGGTTTTCACTGGGTTATTTGGGAGCTTTGATGACCATATCTTTGACCGCAAATTTGGTCATCTATCAGGTGGAGAACGACGACGTGTTGGTTTGGCAAAGCTTCTGATAAATGAATTGGATCTGATTCTGCTCGATGAACCGACAAATCATTTAGATGTCGAGGGCGTTGCTTGGCTTGCAAACTATTTAAATAATCAAAAAGCTTTAGCGATTACGGTTGTAACTCACGATAGATGGTTTTTAGATGCTGTGACGAGTCGGACTTGGGAAGTTGTTGGTGGAAATGTTGAAGAGTATGACGGTGGTTACAGCGCTTTTGTTTTAGCTAAGGCCGAGCGCGCTCGCCAGAGCTCTGTCATGGATGCGCGACGTAATGGATTGATTCGTAAAGAGTTAGCTTGGTTGCGCCGAGGGGCACCGGCTAGAACTACAAAACCAAAATTTCGTGTCGATGCTGCTAACGTCTTAATCGCTGGAGAGCCTGAACCGCGCAATCAAGGAGAACTTCTCAAGTTCGCACTTAATCGACTTGGAAAAACTGTGTATGAAGCACATCATCTAAGTATTAAACTCGGTGATAATGAATTAATTAAAGATCTCTACTGGAATATAGGTCCTGGCGACCGCATTGGCGTAGTGGGAGTTAATGGTGCAGGGAAAACAACTTTAATACGTACGTTAATTGGAGAAATTCAACCAACATCCGGAAAGCTGGTCACTGGAGTGACTGTTAAGCCAGCATTTTTAACCCAACATTTAGATGAGTTAAATCCCACATGGCGTGTATTGGAAGCGGTAGAGAAAATTGCACATCGCGTGGAGCTAGGTGGCGGACGCGAACTTTCAGCGTCGCAACTGTGTGAGCGTCTAGGTTTCAATCGAGAATCACAATGGACACCAGTAGGCGACTTATCCGGCGGAGAAAAAAGGCGCTTGCAGCTGACCCGCTTATTAATGGATAGCCCAAATGTGCTCTTGCTCGATGAACCAACAAATGACTTTGATATTGAAACATTGACTGAGCTTGAAGATTTACTTGATAGCTATGGTGGAACATTGATCGTGATCTCACACGATAGATACTTCTTGGAGCGAGTGTGTGACCGATTTGTGGGATTGCAAGGTGATAAATCCGTGCGTGATTTACCACGCGGAGTAGATGAGTATTTAGAGCTTCGTGAGGCGAGCATTAATCAGTCGGCTGGGGCTCAGAGAGTGAAAAGAAGTTCAAGCGCCGCCGAAGAGCGCCAATTAAAAAAGGATAAAGCCCGCCTTGAACGACAGCTAGAGAAGGCAAATGCGAGAATTTCGGATTTAGAAATCGAACTCGAAGCGGTGTCATTGAAAGCTGAGGAGCTTCTTGAAATAACAAAGAATTTAGAAATCGAGAACAATCTTAGGAACAATTTAGAGGAAGAGTGGCTCCAGATCACACTAACTCTTGAAGATTGAGTTAAAATTTCCGCATGAATCGAATATCAAGCAGCATAGAAGCAATTCTATTTCGTTCCCGTTTTCTCCTAGCTCCTCTCTATCTTGGTTTAGTTGGGGCACTCTTTCTATTGACTTACCGTTTTCTAATTGAGTTTTACCACATTGCCATACAAATAGGAGAGGCAACGCCTCAGAGTTTTACACTTGACTTGCTCGCCTTGTTGGACCTAACTCTTCTTGCTAATCTGATTCTGATGGTGATTTTCGCAGGGTATGAAAACTTTGTTTCCAGAATCGATATTGCTACCGAATCCAAGGATCGTCCTCACTGGATGGGAACGATCGACTTTAGTGGATTGAAGATTAAATTGATTGGCTCGCTGGTTGCTATATCTGTCATTGAACTTCTTAAAGATTTTATTGAATTAGCAGGCCAAGATCATGTGGGTGGCGGCACAAAGTGGCGAATTGTTATTCATCTTACTTTTGTTGCCTCAGGTGTCTTATTTGCACTTATGGATTGGATTGCAGATAAAAGAGAGTTCCACGGCACTCATACTTAATGAGACTAGATCTCCTTGCCGCACTCTCTGGCGTAATGATTGCATTGCAAGCTCGAGCCAATGGTGAGCTCTCATATCGTTTAAACAGTGGTTTACAGGCTGCACTTGTTTCATTTGGCTCAGGCTTAATCATTATCGTCGCAATTTCACTGTTTAATCCTGCAATCAAAATGGGAATTTCCAATATTCGCAGCGCAGTCAAAAACGGCGAAATAGCTCGTTGGAAACTACTAGCTGGTGCACTTGGTGGAAGTTTTGTTGCAATTCAAACTC
This window contains:
- a CDS encoding ABC transporter permease, whose product is MTISTRAKYALMALMGVGLAFIYIPLSVVVINSFNASKTFSWPPSSFTTLWWSKAVENTGVREALKWSLFAGLAATFIALLLGTTLAFAVSRYSFFGREVISLLVVLPISLPGVVTGIALNNAFTKQLGMSTGLLTVVIGHATFCIVIVYNNAIARLRRMGTSLQEASMDLGANGITTFRLITLPNLASALFAGGLLAFGLSFDEIVVTTFTAGPGIQTLPIWIYNNLFRPNQAPIVNVVAATLVVLSILPIYLSQRLSQDSTSGGRF
- a CDS encoding ABC transporter permease, whose protein sequence is MLDSLATSMHRKPRLRLAVLLTAPVLWLVVAYLGALATLLVTAFFTIDSFTGNVVKKFNLENFYDMFTDAAYKNVVLRTLGIAIGVTVICSILAIPMAFYMAKIAKPKSQKLLVALVLTPLWASYLVKIYAWRTMLEPNTGVVDWLFGSLGIHSPGFGGPAIIIGLSYLWLPYMILPIFAGLERLPNNLLDASGDLGAHNFYTFRKIILPLIFPSLVAGSMFTFSLSLGDYITAQILGGKLQMLGNVVYQNFSINLPFAATISMIPITIMVIYLYLVRRTGALASM
- a CDS encoding ABC transporter substrate-binding protein; the protein is MQKKRLFSRIAVASVAALILAGCSSGSDSASEGALPEIEMMQELGTGEGQVNVVAWAGYVENGSTDPAVDWVTGFETETGCKVNVKNGTSSDDMVALMKTGEYDVVSASGDASLRLIYGGDVAPINTDLTPNYADVFENLKMQQWNSVDGVAYGVPHGRGANLLAYRTDIVKPAPTSWSSVFDANSPYKGTITAYDSAIYIADAALYLMATQPDLGITYPYALDQAQFDAAIALLEVQKPLIGEYWGDYLKHVASLKSGGTVLGTTWQININLAKGEKTPVEGIKPIEGSTGWSDTWMVSSKAKNPNCAYMWINHIASPEANAGVAEWFGEAPSNAKSCALTADPNHCTTFHAADDAYWEDVYYWNTATEACLDGRKDVKCVPYSEWVKAWSSLRNS
- a CDS encoding ABC transporter ATP-binding protein, whose protein sequence is MTKPVIVSIRGLTRSFGDIRAVAGVDLDIFEGEFITLLGPSGSGKTTVLRMIAGFEKPDSGSIVLGGKDVSQLPPYDRDVNTVFQDYALFPHMDVISNIEYGLRVKGVDKSSRRERAIQALKQVRLEGYENRKPAQLSGGQRQRVALARALVNRPSVLLLDEPLGALDLKLREQMQIELKELQREVGITFIFVTHDQEEALTMSDRIAVFNHGRIEQLGSPREIYENPQSLFVSEFVGQTNKIEIEGRKVNIRPEFISVSKTTRFGDCSIQGTLRDAIFVGAVTRYLIDTTLGSTMISTNPTEDISIGESVTLSWDKEKEFLVQ
- a CDS encoding PGPGW domain-containing protein, translated to MNFRRWIKKTRAGQVLWKVFIGVLGGGITVLGGIALIGPGPGVLVVLAGLGILATEFAWAGDAMMHTKRIAKKTADRAGLPKWANYFLVSAAALISIIFILIYYSR
- a CDS encoding tryptophan 2,3-dioxygenase family protein, which encodes MKENDFESAITYTSYLAVDELLSLQRPLSVGPEHDEMLFIIIHQTYELWFKQLIHEFVQAQRAMEAGDTHYSLALLGRIRTIMKVCVTQIDILETMTPLQFNAFRSYLSSSSGFQSAQFRKVEALLGRRDTKMAGHLPPAIQAEIALITSENSVWDSALAYLAKRGHSIPTDVLTRDRTSAYEANLRVQDVLLEIHRNDPESAMVCERLLDIDEGIQEWRYRHVKMVERTIGRKIGTGGSTGVEYLSSTLFNPAFKDLWEIRSRF
- a CDS encoding aminotransferase class V-fold PLP-dependent enzyme; this translates as MTVTDREFALELDRNDPLAHFKSQFVVSDPDMCYLDGNSLGRLPKATVIALNSFMVDEWGPEVVMGWGHWVDEAQPTGDLLGAAALGAGPGQVLVCDTTSINFYQLCLAAINARPGRKTIITDAANFPTDRYILDGIAKQFGLKLVIIDNENPSIATHERITTDVLAPYLNDDVALVTLEVIQYRSGARTDIKAITDQVGAIGGLVVWDASHAVGAIELNLDDNGVDLCVGCTYKYGNSGPGSPAWLYVNKKIQDKLQVPIQGWFAQGAQFEMGPVFEKAQGIRGFQIASPTLMGIRCVQTAFSMIHKAGINAIAKKAAIGTQMMIELYDAWLAPLGLELNTSRLSHERGGHISLVHPDAAQICIALRQISNVIPDYRTPNSIRLAISPLPTSYVEVWDGFERMRDLVASGRYKEVKEGGSRVT
- a CDS encoding ATP-binding cassette domain-containing protein, whose product is MARNVVNIEEVSKAFDIKELLISVSLGVSEGDRIGIVGRNGSGKSTLMRVIAGIEAPDAGRVTKSNAARIGILSQVDSENPESTVGEVVLGDTAKHEWASEPNIREVFTGLFGSFDDHIFDRKFGHLSGGERRRVGLAKLLINELDLILLDEPTNHLDVEGVAWLANYLNNQKALAITVVTHDRWFLDAVTSRTWEVVGGNVEEYDGGYSAFVLAKAERARQSSVMDARRNGLIRKELAWLRRGAPARTTKPKFRVDAANVLIAGEPEPRNQGELLKFALNRLGKTVYEAHHLSIKLGDNELIKDLYWNIGPGDRIGVVGVNGAGKTTLIRTLIGEIQPTSGKLVTGVTVKPAFLTQHLDELNPTWRVLEAVEKIAHRVELGGGRELSASQLCERLGFNRESQWTPVGDLSGGEKRRLQLTRLLMDSPNVLLLDEPTNDFDIETLTELEDLLDSYGGTLIVISHDRYFLERVCDRFVGLQGDKSVRDLPRGVDEYLELREASINQSAGAQRVKRSSSAAEERQLKKDKARLERQLEKANARISDLEIELEAVSLKAEELLEITKNLEIENNLRNNLEEEWLQITLTLED
- a CDS encoding TIGR00645 family protein yields the protein MNRISSSIEAILFRSRFLLAPLYLGLVGALFLLTYRFLIEFYHIAIQIGEATPQSFTLDLLALLDLTLLANLILMVIFAGYENFVSRIDIATESKDRPHWMGTIDFSGLKIKLIGSLVAISVIELLKDFIELAGQDHVGGGTKWRIVIHLTFVASGVLFALMDWIADKREFHGTHT